Below is a genomic region from Streptomyces sp. RPA4-2.
GTCGGACGGCATGAAGCGTGGGGCGGCCCACAGCACGGCCGCGATCGCCCCGAACACGGCCACGGCCGCGACGGCCTGGGCCCACGCGTTGTGCTCCTTCTCCGGAGTGTCCGGGATGGAACGCGGCTCGGTTCCGGCCTGGTCCTGGGGCTGGGCCTGGAGCGGGGGCTGAGGCTGGGCCTGGAGCGGGAGCGGGAGCGGGGGCTGAGGCTGGGTTTGGGCCTGGAGCTGAGGCTGAGGCTGGGCCTGGGCGGCAGCGTCGACCGCCGCTCCGTCTTCGGGGGCCGCAGGACTCGGGCTCCGGCGTGCGCGCAGGGCCCGGACCACCGTGTGGACACGTATCGCGGTGAACACGAGGAACACCACGCCGAGGCCGGCCGCGACCCGATCGTGGTCGCGGACGGCGAGATACATGATGCGTACGCCGAGAACCGACCCGACCGCGATGAGCAGGGGCTCGCGGACCCAGAACGGCAGGAGACGGAGGAGGAAACCGAGCATCCGGCGATCTCACCACACCAAGATCACATTCGCCGTGGTGGAAGCCACAGTTCCGGGCAGGTGCAGGGGCGGGTGCTCGTCGGCGAACTGCGCGAGCGCGGCGAGCCGGTCATCACCTGTTGCCGGGCCGCCGGGCGGTCGATCGGCCGGGGGCGGATCCGGGGCCGCAGTGGTCGCAGAAGTACCTGCGTTCGTCTCGATGCGGGTGCGGACCGCCGTGGGGCGCGTGATGCGGGATCCCGGTCGGCCGGGGGTGCGGCCGTGTTGCCGTCCAGGCAGGCGCCGGTGTTCCGGAGCGGGACGGCTCGGGCCGCGTCAGCTGTGGTTCAGGGACCACGCGACCTGGTCCTCGTACCAGCGGGCGGCGCTCACGCCGTGCCACGAGGTCGCTTCCTCGACCTGGTCCTCGTACCAGCGCGCGGCGCTCACGCCGTGCCACGACGCCGCCTCGTCGACCTGGTCCTCGTACCAGCGCGCGGCACTGACACCGTGCCACGACGCCGCCTCGTCGACCTGGTCCTCGTACCAGCGGGCAGCGCTCACGCCGCGCCACGAGGCAGCTTCGCCCTCGTGGTCCGCGGCCCGTACGGAGCTCACAGTGGAGGTGGCGGACACGTACTGCGTGTGCTGCACGGGCGCCGAGGTCGTGGCTGCCGACGCCGAGCCGCCGGCTCCGAGAAGGACTCCGCCGGCCAGTGCCGTGGAGGCGAGTGCGATCGAGACGCGCTTGGTCATGCTGTTCATGGTCATTTTCCTTGCGAGACTGCCGCGGTTTCGCCGGTCTGGCGGGCGCCGCTTCTATGTGAACCGCGATCCGGAAATCCCGGGTCAGTCGGCTGGCTACAAGGTCATTCGGAGGGGTGCCTCACGTTCGACTCCGCTACCGTACCCGAGGAGTGCCTCATGTTTGCGGTGAGGCGCATCACAGCACGTCGGAGGGGGAGAAATTGCGATCGGAAACATGACAACAGTCGAATTCGAGGGGAGCCTCATGTTACGCTCGCGCCATGAGTCACCATCACGCCCCGTCCGCGAGCGAGACACCGGCGAAGCCCCTGCGCCGTGACGCGCAGCGCAACAGGGACGCGATCGTGGCCGCCGCTCGCACCGCCTTCTCCGAGCAGGGCCTCGGGGCGTCCCTGGAGGGCGTCGCCCGCGAGGCCGGCGTCGCGATCGGCACGCTCTACCGCCACTTCCCCACCCGGCTCGACCTGGTCGAGACACTCTTCAACGCGAAGTACACGGAACTGCTCATCGCCGCGGAGGAAGCCGCGGCCATGGACGACGCCTGGGAAGGGTTCTGCCGCTACCTGGAGAAACTCTGCCAGCTGCAGGCCTGCGACCGCGCCTTCAACGACCTGGTCTCGGCACGGCTGCCCCTTCACGTGGCCGGCCGCGAGATGTACGAACGCGCCAAGGAAATCTGCGTCCAGATCATGCGCAACGCCCAGGAACAGGGTGTCCTGCGCAGCGACGTCACCGCGCAGGACATCGCCTTCGTGATCTGGTCCCAGGCCGGGATCATCCGGGCCACCCGTGCCGTCGCCCCCACCGCCTGGCGCCGCCACCTCCACCTGATGCTCGACGCCTTCCGTACCGAGGGCGCCCACGAACTGCCCGAACCTCCTCTGACCAGCGAGCAGGTCGACGAGACCCTCGTCACTCTCGAGTGCACCGAAGGGGACTGCCGCGAGCAGTCCTGACCGCGAGGGACGAGGCCGCGGACAACAGCCGCGCATCACACCGCGCCGGCGCCGCGCCGGACCGGTACCTCGGCCGACCGGGCCGCGCGACACCATGCCGCACCCTCCAGCGCGCCCCCTATGCGCTGTTCCCGTAAGCGGGGACGCCTCCCGGCTCAGGCCGTGGCGGTCAGGGGTGCGGTGGCCTCCCAGACGAACCCGTCCGGGTCGCTGAACGGGCTGCCGGCGCCGGAGAGCACGAGCCGGTGCGATCCCGTTCCGTCGGCGGGGACACCCGCATCCTTGGCCAGAGCGCGGCGCTTGTACAGGGCCAGCTTGACGGGACCCGGCCCGGTGACGAACTCGACGTACTTGCCGCCGAAGCTCTTGCCCACGGTGAGTCCCTGCCCGACGTAGAACTGCTTGCTGGCCTTCACGTCCTCGACGCCCAGCAGGAGCACGAGCTCGTCGAAGTCCCGGGTGACCGGGCCCGTGTCCTTCTTCCCCGACGTCGCGATCTTCCAGATCGTGCCGTCCGGGGCCTGAACGACGCCGCCGTAGCCCCACAGCGACTTCGAGGCGGGCTTGAGGGCGGTGGCGCCGGCGTCGAGGGCCGCGCCGACCAGGGCGTCGACGTTGCCCGGCTGGGACACCACCAGCGACAGGGTGAACCCGCGGAAGCCGGTCGTGGGAGCTTCGCAGGCACGCAGGCGTACGTGCGACGGGTCCAGTCCGAAGGCGGTGGAGTAGAAGCGGGCGGCGGCCGTGGTGCCGGCCACCTCAAGGGTGACGGAATCGATGGACTTCATGGCTTCGACGGTAGGGGCGGCCGGGTCACCGACGCTTCTCGAAAACTGCCCGGTCCCTTGGAAAAAGTTGTGGGCCGCTGTCGATCCGGCCACGTCCCGTTCGACGTCATGGTGTGTGGCGCCTCGCCACACGGTGACGCGACAGGATCGGACGAGGAAGCACGTGGATCAACTGCTGAAAGTCATGAACTTCAACGTCTCGAGTGACGGAATCGGTGCCGGTGAGCACCAGAGTCTCGAGAGTCCGTTCGGCCTTGACCATCCCGAGAGGCTGTTCGCCTGGGCCGGCGCCACGGCGAGCTGGCCCATGCGTACGGATCCCGGGGGGAGCCGGGGTCTCGACGACTATTTTACGCGGGACTTCGCACAAAACATCGGTGCCGAGATCATGGGCCGCAACAAGTTCGGGCCCCAGCGCGGGCCCTGGCAGAACCACGAGTGGCGCGGCTGGTGGGGGGAGGAGCCCCCGTTCCGCACGCCGGTGTTCGTCATGACCCACTACGAGCGCCCGTCGTTCACGCTCTCCGACACCACGTTCCACTTCGTCGACGGCGACCCGGCCACGGTTCTCGAAGCGGCGCGGGAAGCGGCACAGGGCAAGGACGTCCGGCTCGGCGGCGGGGTCACCGCCATCCGGCAGTTCCTTGCTGCCGACCTCGTCGACACCATGCATGTGGCGGTCTCGCCGGTGAAGCTCGGGTCCGGACTCCGGCTCTGGGAGTCCCCCGACGAGCTGCTCGACCGGTTCCACCTGGAGGTCGTGCCCAGCCCGAGCGGCGTGACGCACCACCTGTTCTGGCGAAGGTGACGCGAGGGCCCGCTCGAGGTCGGGCCGCGACGGCGCGGGCTGTGCGGGAGCGCAGCCACGCACCGGCTCGGCGTCGGCCTCCCCTTCCGGGGTGATCGCGTCAAGGTCCTGCCGGGACACCCTGGCCGCGCTGCGCTCGGGTCGCTCGCTCGCCACGCCCGAAGGCCGGTCGGCCGACCGGGGGCGCCAGCGAGGCGTCCCCGGGGGTTATTCCTCGGGGCGAATCCAGGTTCGGGCGAGTTCCGCGACCCAGGTGGCCGCCGCGCCGGGATCGGGCGGGGGTGCGCCGACGACGACGAGTTCGGTGACGCCCGCCGCACCGAGTGCGGGGAGGTGCTCCGGGGTGCCGTCGCTCAGCGCGACGGCGACCGTGAGCTCGTCAAGAGCGCGACCGTGGCGGGCGCACTCGTCGGCGAGAACGGTGACACGCGCCGGGACGTCGGCCGCCGGGACGTTGAAGCCGTACCAGCCATCGGCGAGCGTGACCGCGCGGCGCAGGGCAGCGTCGCTGTTGCCGCCGGCCACGACCGGGAGCCGGCCGCCGCGCAGCGGCTTCGGGTTGACCCGGATCCCGTCGAAGCGGGTGAACTCCCCCGTGAAGGAGGCCGGGTCGTCGGCCCAGAGGATACGCATCGCGGCGAGGTACTCCTCGGTGCGCCGCCCGCGCCTGGCGAAGGGGACTCCGAGCGCCGCGAATTCCTCGGCCGACCAGCCGACTCCGACCCCGAGGGTGAACCGCCCGGCGGAGAGGACGTCGAGCGTGGCAGCCTGTTTGGCGACCAGGACCGGATGGTGCTCAGGCAGCAGGAGGACGCCGGTGGCGAGCTCGATCCGGCTGGTGACCGCCGCCGCGAAGGTCAGGGCGAGCAGCGGGTCCAGCCAGTCCGCGTCCGCGGGCACGGCGATCCGGCCGTCCGCGGAATAGGGGTAGCGGGAGGCGGGTGTGTCCACGAGCACCACGTGTTCGCCGCACCAGAGCCTCGCGAAGCCGTGCGTCTCCGCGGCCGTGGCCACCGAACGGATCACCTCGGGACGGGCACCGTCACCGATACCGAGCGCGTGCAACCCCACTCGCATTCTCCACCTCCGGTTCCCCACCTCCGGCCGTCACCTCAAGCGTGAAGCACACGGGCCCCGGGCCCCTACTGTGCGCGGCTGTTCGTGGCGAGCGGCGCGGGGGGCAGGCGGTCGTTTCCCCGCGCGTGCGGGGATGGTCCCTGGCCGGTGGCCCACGCGCAGTCGCCGTACGGCTGCTCCCGCGGGGCGGGGGCGGCTCCGCGATGTTCGCGAGCGCGGGGCGGCTCCGCGGTGTTCGCGAGGTCGACGTTGCCGTCCCTCCGCTCCCCGTACACGCGGCTGCCGCGACCGCGCCCAAAATCCTCCCGCGACATCCGTGGTCAAGGCCTCTCGGTGGGAAAACTCAACACGTGAACGACGTCCAGTCCAGCGGGGAGTATCTGTGACCCGACCCGAAATCGCCCGCGCCCTCGGCGCCACCGTCCTCGCATCCGTCGGGACCGCCACCGCCTTCCATCACCTGTGGTGGCAGACCGGCGTGTTCTGGGCTCTCGCGCTCTTCCTGGCCCAGGGCACGGTCCGGGAACGCCGCGCACGCCACGACCGGCAGCGCCGGGCCCGCGTCGCGGCGGAACGTACCGAGCTGGCCGCCCGCGGCCCCGCACCGCTCCCGGTCCCCTGCTGCCCGATCTGGAAGTCCTCCCAAGGCGCCGTACACGGCGCCGACTGCACCCGGCCCCCACCCGCACGCACCACACTCCACGACGCGGAGCAGCGCATCCTCGACCAACTCGACGACGACACCCGGGACACCGCGTGAGCGGCCCGTCGCCCACGCCCGAAGGCGAACACACCGCCGTCGCGGCGAGCCCGGCGCAGGATCCGGCGGCCGAGCCGCCGGTACCGTCGGCGCAGGCAGGCGTCACCGACGCCACAAGCCGGATATCAGCCTGGCCAGGAACACCCCCGCGCCGGCTCCCTTGCCGCAGATGATCAGGACACGCCGCGCATCGCCGTGCACCGCGTCGAGGACCAGGGCGGGGCCGGCGACCAGAGCGAACGCGGCCCCGGCGAGGATCACGGCCGAAACAGCGACGTACATCGACTCGACGGTGCTCTCATCCTTCTGCGCCTGCGATCGGGATGCCCCCATTGGGGGATTTTCCCCCGTGCGGCTCAGCCTCAATCTGCCTACGCATACGCCGGCGCCGTAGAGACGAACGATGTCCGCGCCTGCGCCGCGCAGGCGTGGCGGCTCGTCGAGGCAGACCAGGACCTACCGGGTCCGCTCGGCCGGGGTGCGGGGTCACCGGCTGTACTGCTAAATGCCTTAACCCGTGGTGCGGTAGGCAAGGGCCGTGTCGCTGCCGCTGTCCGGGGCGATGCCCACGTAGCCGTTCACGGCGACCGGGGCGATGCCCGGTGATGTCTCGATGTCGAGTCCGGTCCGGGAGTCGAGGACGACAGGACCGGCTCCCTCGGTGCCGGTGACCTTCCCGTAGACCGCGCCGTTGAACACCGCGGTGACCGAGGGAGCCACCCGGTCGGTGGCCTTGTCGGGGAGTTGCCAGACGAGGTCCGCGCTGGTGGCGTCGAGGGCGAACGCGTACGCGGGGGAACCGCCGCCCGTACAGACGATCACGGCTTTGCCGTCGTAGGTGCAGCCCATATCGGCGAAGGAGCCGTCGATCGTGCTCCTCACCTTGCCGGTGCGTGCGTCGAGAAGCTGCACGAACCTGTCGCCGATCCCCCACCCCCCGGTGAACTGGACGAGGTGGGGGCCGGCCTCTCGGGCGGACGCGGCCCCGGAGGACTTGCGGCTGGTCCACAGCGGCCTGCCGGTGCTGATATCGAAGGCCGTCAAGTGCCTCTCCGTATAAGGGTCGGGGACGTTCGGCCCGACGACCGCGCCACCCGTGACGGCCCAGGGGGCGAGTTCCTTCTGCCAGAGGGTCTTGTGGGTGGAGAGGTTCACGGCATAAGTCATCTCGTTGTCGTCGTTGGAGGCTCTGACGACCGCGATGCCGTTCTCCACGCCGGCGACTTCGGCGCTCAGGGTCAGATACCTGTCGCGGGACCAGGCGGGGAGCACGATCTCGGTCCGCCATGCCGGACGTGAGGTCGCGGCCTCGACGCCGATGATCTCCAGGCCGTAGTCGGCCGGCGTGGTACCGGATCCCGGGATCTTGACCAGGAAGAGCGCGATGACTTCTGCGTCGGCTCCCGTTCCGCTGACGGCCGGTGGCCGAGGCGCCCTGCGCAGCACGTCGGTGACCTTGAACGCCGCTTCCCGTTCGGGGGTGACACGAGCGAGGACGGCGCCGGTGCCGGTGTCGACGGCCTGGAGGCTCTCCGGGGACCAGACGTAGGCCGTGGTCCCGTGCAGGGTGACCTGTCTGCCTCCCTCGGCTTCGTCGGGCAGGGGGACCGCGCTGGTCAGGTCGAAGAGGTGGGGCGAGGGGTAACTCGTCCTGGGCGTGGCCGAGGACGGATTTTTGTCGGCGGAGGAGCCGTCGGGGCGGCTGGAGCGCGGCCGTTCGGAACTCTCGTCCCCGTCATCGCCGCAGCCGGCCACCAGCAGCAGGGCCCCCAGCGCGCAGGCCCCGGCAGCCGCTTTGACGGTGTGTCCGAACCACATCGGAACCCCCTGACGGTGCGCCTGCGGGAACGGCGCCGCACCGGCCGTGCTCAGCGTAGCGCCGGATGTCCGGGCATGGACAGATCAAGCACCTGTCGCGATCCGGGATCCGTTGCGAGCACCGGGAGTTGTCGCGGAACGGAAGCGGTGGAAGTGAGGGTGGGGGTTAGGGGTGGGGTAGTGGTAGACGGGTCGGACGAGTGTGACTTGCCGCCCCCGGTCCGTCGGAGCCGGTCCTGTCTTTCCCGTAGGCTGCCCCGGGCATCCGTACACCAGTTCACCAGGTCGGCCGAAGAGGACTGGAACGTGTTCATACTGCTGGCCATCGCGGCTGTGCTCGCCGCCCCGTTATGGGGCATCGCCGTGGTCGTCAAACTGCTGTCCGTCGCCCTGCCCGGCCGGCGCACCGACTGGGGCGTGCAACTGCTGCGCTGGAGTGCCGGCATGACAGCGGCGGCCGCCGTCATGCTTCTGGCCATGGCGCTCGGCGCCGTCGAACTGTCCGACAACGAGTCCCGCTCGGGGGCGGACTCCTCGCCGGCGCCCGCCTGCCGCGACGCCGCACCCCACCTGGTGGACCGCCTCGCCGGCCACCGCGCCTCGTACCTCCCGCCGGCTTTCGACTGCGTCCTGGACGACGGGACGACATACCCCGGTTCCGAAAGCTACGTGTGGCTCAATGGCCTCGTCCTCACCTGCGCGGCCGCCTCCGTACTGCTGGCCGTGGGGGCCAGGTGCACCACCGGCCGGCAGACGGCGCGGCGCACGCACGTGCCGGCCCCCGAGGCACTGGGGTGACTCGAACGACAGGCCCGAGCCGCGAGCGGTGATCTCGCTGAGCTCACCGGCTGTCTCGACGCCGCGCCGCTGGTGGCCCGGCGGGCCGTCCTGCGCAAGGTGCCGGGCCGTGGCGTACGCAACGCGTGGGAGGACCGCTTCACGCACGTGCGGCCGACGGCCGGCGCATGACTCCGTCCGGCCGGTCCGGCCACGGAGCGCCGGCGGCACGGCGCCCGCGTCGCGTCGCCCGGCCGGCCGGCTGCGGCTGAGGTGACTGCCTCACCAGGTGTGGGCGACATCTACCACCAGACGGTTGGAGAGCTGGGACACCTGGAACGGCAGCCGGGCCCGCACGCCGAGGCCCACTTGCGTGACCCCTTCGAAGCTGGCCCCGAACTTCGCCTCGCGGAAGGTGCGGTAGCCGGTCAGGTCGACGCCCGGGAGCGCCTGGCCGCCCCGGCCCGGGTAGGTCGCCGCGTGAGTCTCCGGGTCGTAGGCGGGGGCGGACACCCTGATCTCGATGATCGCTCCGCCGGAGATCGGAATGCGGATGCCGGACGGGTCCTGATAGAACGCGTCGACGTAGTGCACGGTGTACCCGATCGGTTCGGTGCCCGCCGTGGGTACGTCGAAGACCATGCGGTCGTAGCAGTCGTGCTCGCCGGTCCTGATGTCGGTCAGCGATCCGGCGTCGGTGTCCGCCGCGGTCTTCGGAAGGCTGCCCCAGCCGGCCGGGCACGCGACAGCGGTCGTGGCCGCGCCCGCCGTCGCGGGCGCGGCTACTCCCACGCCCACACCGGCCATCGTCAGGGCGGCCAGCACCGCCCCGTATCGTCTTGTGCGCATCGTTCCCCCTTGCGCCACGGTTCTCGGTTTCCTGCCATGTACGACATGCCGGTCACGGGATTGGTTGTACGGGCCGCCCCGAAAGTGGTGATCCATCAACTCACCGGCCTCTCCGGCGCGGACGGGTACGGGGGCCGGCCGGCACCTGGTACGCACGAGGCGGCTCCTTCGCGGCGGCCCCGACGGGCGACCGGTCGGCGTGGCGGTGGCTTCCGGCCCCGGCCGCAGCCCGCCCGCATCCGGCGCGGGAGCCGGCCGGCAGGAGTGGGGACGCGGCACTCCCAACACGTGTGCGTGAAGCGGGGGTCGGCAGTGCGAGTGGCCACCTGGCGGACCGGGTTGCGCCGCCCGGCGCGACCTCGTATGAGTTCTCCGGAACCTGCTGAGGTGGGGATTCAGAGCAGCGAGGCGGTAAGTGCGGCAAGGCGCTTGCGGTAGTCCGGGTCGTAGGCCTCGGCCGCTGCCTGCGCCTCCTTCTCGCCGTCGTAGTACCGCCCGGTGACGCCGGCCAGTTCGGGAGCGTCGACCAGGCGCCGGGTGGCCGCCACTCCCTGCTCCAGGGAGTCGACGACGTCCATGCCGGACGCGCGGGACATGGTCGTCGGCATGTAGGACGCGGGGTGGAGGCTGTTGACGGTGACGCCGCTGCCGGCCAACTTCTCGGCGAGGTCCAGGCCGTGGCTGATGAGCGCCAGCTTGGAGCGGCAGTAGGCGGCGATATCGGTGTAGGCGCGGGTGAGTTGCGGGTCGTCGAAGTCGATCGGCTGCTGCCCGACCGAGGCCACGTTGACGACCCGGGAGGGCTTCGCCCGGCGCAGCAGCGGGAGCAGTTCCCGGGTCAGGAGGACGGGTGCCAGGTAGTTCACGGCCAGGCGCAGTTCGTGTCCGTCCGGGGAGGTCAGCCGGCTGGTGCCCGTGGCGTGGAAGCCGACTCCGGCGTTGTTGACGAGCACGTCGAGCCGGTCGTGCGTGGCGGCGACGTCGGCGGCGAGCCGCCGGACCTCGGTGAGCGAGGACAGGTCGGCCCGGTAGGTCTCGGCGCCTGTGGCCGCGGCGACCTCGGACAGACGGCCCTGGTCGCGGCCGTGCAGCAGCAGGGTGTGCCGGCCGTCGGCGGCCAGGTCCTCGGCGAGGGCGCGGCCGAGCCCGTCGGAGGCTCCGGTGATGAGGATCGTTGCCATGTCGTACACCTTTCGGGTCGGGCGGCACCGTGGGTGCCGCCCGACAGCGGTTTCGGGAAGGGATGAGGGCCCCGGGGGCGGCCGGGCTCAGAACCGGCGGACCGGTTCCGCCCCGGGGCTGCCCGCGGTGCCCGGTGGCCGGCAGGCGGCGGAGTCACGGTGGGATCCGGTCACCCCGGAGCGGGCGAACGCCGCGACCAGAGCGAACGCTCCACCGGCCAGGGGCCCGGACGTGCCGGTCAGCCGAGGGTCTTCAGCAGTGCGGCGGCAAGCGGCGCGGAGGAGGCGGGGTTCTGCCCGGTGTGCAGGGTGCGGTCGACGACGACGTGCGGCGCCCACGGTTCGCCCGCCGAGTAGATGCCGCCGAGGGCGACCAGCCGCTCCTCCAGCAGCCACGGCAGCCGGTCGGCCAGCCCGGTCTGCCGCTCCTCCGCCGCGCTGAAGCCGGTGAGCCGGTAGCCGGCGAACGGCGAGAGGCCGTCCGCGTCCTCCGTGGCGAGCAGCGCAGCCACTCCGTGGCACACCACGCCCAGCGGCGTACCGGCCGTATGAACGGCGCGCAGCAGCCGGGCGGAGTCGGCGTCCTGGGACAGATCCTGCAGGGGCCCGTGGCCTCCGACGTAGAAAACGGCGGCGTACCGGCCGGGGTCGACGTCCGCCAGGGTCAGCGGAGCACGGAGTTCGGCGGCGGCCTCCACGGCGGCCGCTATCGCGGCGGCGCCGGCCGGCCCTCCGTTCACCTCGGGGGCGAGGCTGACGGGGTCGACCGTGGGGACGACGCCGCCCGGGGTGGCGACGGCCACCCGGTGGCCGGCCTCGGTGAAGGCCCGGTACGGGGCGGTGAACTCCTCGCCCCAGAAGCCCGTGGGGTGCTTGGTGCCGTCGGTCAGCGTCAGGTGGTCGGTGCCGGTCAGCACGAGAAGGATCTCTGACATGTGCGTGTACTCCCTGATCGGCCCCTGGTGTTCCGGGGGGCGCGGGGTCGTGTCCGCCGGCGTACCGCGGCGGAACGTTGACGACCCTAGATCTCCTGTTCATCAGGAAACCAATAGAATCTCTCGAATGGTTCATCAGAAATCCGATGAGAAATCCGATGGGAAGGCCGCTCGGTCCCGTACCGGCCGGCGCCCGGCCGAAGCCAGCTCGAAGGAGGCGCGGGAGGCCCGCTCGATCGCTCCGGCTGCCGACGGGCCCCTGGACATCGGATTGCTGCGGACCTTCCTCGCGGTCCACCGCGCCCGCTCACTGACCACCGCCGCCCGGATACTGGGAATCTCCCAGCCCACCGCGACCGCCCAGGTGCGCGCTCTGGAGCAGCAGCTCGGCCGGCAGCTCTTCGAGCGGCTTCCCCGCGGAGTGGCCCCGACCACGGTCGCCGACGAACTGGCCGGGCAGATCGCCGGGCCCCTGGATGCCCTGGCCGAGGTCGCCGACCGCGGCCGCACGGGACTGGAGGCACCACCGGAGCCGGTACATCTGGGCGGCCCCGCCGAGATGGTGTCGGCCCTGGCGCTGCCCGCCCTGGCGCCGCTCGCGGACCGCGGCGTACTGCTGCGCGTCACCCACGGACTCGCGGAGGACCTGCTCGACGGCCTGCACACCGGGCGGTTCGACCTGGTCCTGTCCGCGGTGCGGCCGCGCGGCCGTTCGCTGGTCTCGGTTCCGCTGATGGACGAGGAATTCGTCCTGGTCACGTCTCCGGCCTGGGCCGGGCGGATCGGACCGGTCGACTGCGACGACCCGGGCCCCCTCAGCGGCGTCCCCCTGGTGGCGTACGCCGAGGACCTGCCGATCCTTCGCCGTTACTGGCGCCATGTCTTCCGGACACGCCTGACCGCTCGGCCCGCCTTCGTCGTGCCGGACCTGCGAGGAGTGCTGGCCGCCGTGACCGCAGGAGCGGGGATCACGGTCCTGCCCCGCTACCTGTGCGAGACCGAGCTGGCATCCGGCGCACTGGTGCCGCTGCTCACACCGGACGACCCGCCCATCAACACCGGATTCCTGGTGGAGCGGACCGGCGCACCCTCCCGTGCGCCGGTCACCGCCGTCCGCGAACAACTCCTCACGGCAGCCCGCTCCTGGTGACGGCGGCAGACCCCGCGGGCTCCCCGGTCGGGCACGGACGCACCTCGGGCTCCGGGGCGGCGCCACGGCGTGGTGCATCGGCTCGAGGCCGGTGCACCCACGCCTGGC
It encodes:
- a CDS encoding TetR/AcrR family transcriptional regulator, which encodes MSHHHAPSASETPAKPLRRDAQRNRDAIVAAARTAFSEQGLGASLEGVAREAGVAIGTLYRHFPTRLDLVETLFNAKYTELLIAAEEAAAMDDAWEGFCRYLEKLCQLQACDRAFNDLVSARLPLHVAGREMYERAKEICVQIMRNAQEQGVLRSDVTAQDIAFVIWSQAGIIRATRAVAPTAWRRHLHLMLDAFRTEGAHELPEPPLTSEQVDETLVTLECTEGDCREQS
- a CDS encoding glyoxalase, which translates into the protein MKSIDSVTLEVAGTTAAARFYSTAFGLDPSHVRLRACEAPTTGFRGFTLSLVVSQPGNVDALVGAALDAGATALKPASKSLWGYGGVVQAPDGTIWKIATSGKKDTGPVTRDFDELVLLLGVEDVKASKQFYVGQGLTVGKSFGGKYVEFVTGPGPVKLALYKRRALAKDAGVPADGTGSHRLVLSGAGSPFSDPDGFVWEATAPLTATA
- a CDS encoding dihydrofolate reductase family protein encodes the protein MDQLLKVMNFNVSSDGIGAGEHQSLESPFGLDHPERLFAWAGATASWPMRTDPGGSRGLDDYFTRDFAQNIGAEIMGRNKFGPQRGPWQNHEWRGWWGEEPPFRTPVFVMTHYERPSFTLSDTTFHFVDGDPATVLEAAREAAQGKDVRLGGGVTAIRQFLAADLVDTMHVAVSPVKLGSGLRLWESPDELLDRFHLEVVPSPSGVTHHLFWRR
- a CDS encoding LLM class F420-dependent oxidoreductase, with protein sequence MRVGLHALGIGDGARPEVIRSVATAAETHGFARLWCGEHVVLVDTPASRYPYSADGRIAVPADADWLDPLLALTFAAAVTSRIELATGVLLLPEHHPVLVAKQAATLDVLSAGRFTLGVGVGWSAEEFAALGVPFARRGRRTEEYLAAMRILWADDPASFTGEFTRFDGIRVNPKPLRGGRLPVVAGGNSDAALRRAVTLADGWYGFNVPAADVPARVTVLADECARHGRALDELTVAVALSDGTPEHLPALGAAGVTELVVVGAPPPDPGAAATWVAELARTWIRPEE
- a CDS encoding DUF6332 family protein — encoded protein: MGASRSQAQKDESTVESMYVAVSAVILAGAAFALVAGPALVLDAVHGDARRVLIICGKGAGAGVFLARLISGLWRR
- a CDS encoding PQQ-binding-like beta-propeller repeat protein; this encodes MWFGHTVKAAAGACALGALLLVAGCGDDGDESSERPRSSRPDGSSADKNPSSATPRTSYPSPHLFDLTSAVPLPDEAEGGRQVTLHGTTAYVWSPESLQAVDTGTGAVLARVTPEREAAFKVTDVLRRAPRPPAVSGTGADAEVIALFLVKIPGSGTTPADYGLEIIGVEAATSRPAWRTEIVLPAWSRDRYLTLSAEVAGVENGIAVVRASNDDNEMTYAVNLSTHKTLWQKELAPWAVTGGAVVGPNVPDPYTERHLTAFDISTGRPLWTSRKSSGAASAREAGPHLVQFTGGWGIGDRFVQLLDARTGKVRSTIDGSFADMGCTYDGKAVIVCTGGGSPAYAFALDATSADLVWQLPDKATDRVAPSVTAVFNGAVYGKVTGTEGAGPVVLDSRTGLDIETSPGIAPVAVNGYVGIAPDSGSDTALAYRTTG
- a CDS encoding SDR family NAD(P)-dependent oxidoreductase, with protein sequence MATILITGASDGLGRALAEDLAADGRHTLLLHGRDQGRLSEVAAATGAETYRADLSSLTEVRRLAADVAATHDRLDVLVNNAGVGFHATGTSRLTSPDGHELRLAVNYLAPVLLTRELLPLLRRAKPSRVVNVASVGQQPIDFDDPQLTRAYTDIAAYCRSKLALISHGLDLAEKLAGSGVTVNSLHPASYMPTTMSRASGMDVVDSLEQGVAATRRLVDAPELAGVTGRYYDGEKEAQAAAEAYDPDYRKRLAALTASLL
- a CDS encoding type 1 glutamine amidotransferase domain-containing protein — encoded protein: MSEILLVLTGTDHLTLTDGTKHPTGFWGEEFTAPYRAFTEAGHRVAVATPGGVVPTVDPVSLAPEVNGGPAGAAAIAAAVEAAAELRAPLTLADVDPGRYAAVFYVGGHGPLQDLSQDADSARLLRAVHTAGTPLGVVCHGVAALLATEDADGLSPFAGYRLTGFSAAEERQTGLADRLPWLLEERLVALGGIYSAGEPWAPHVVVDRTLHTGQNPASSAPLAAALLKTLG
- a CDS encoding LysR family transcriptional regulator, with amino-acid sequence MVHQKSDEKSDGKAARSRTGRRPAEASSKEAREARSIAPAADGPLDIGLLRTFLAVHRARSLTTAARILGISQPTATAQVRALEQQLGRQLFERLPRGVAPTTVADELAGQIAGPLDALAEVADRGRTGLEAPPEPVHLGGPAEMVSALALPALAPLADRGVLLRVTHGLAEDLLDGLHTGRFDLVLSAVRPRGRSLVSVPLMDEEFVLVTSPAWAGRIGPVDCDDPGPLSGVPLVAYAEDLPILRRYWRHVFRTRLTARPAFVVPDLRGVLAAVTAGAGITVLPRYLCETELASGALVPLLTPDDPPINTGFLVERTGAPSRAPVTAVREQLLTAARSW